A stretch of the Streptococcus himalayensis genome encodes the following:
- the spxR gene encoding CBS-HotDog domain-containing transcription factor SpxR, giving the protein MSKHQEILAYLESLSVGKRVSVRSVSNFLNVSEGTAYRAIKEAENRGLVETRPRSGTVRVKTAKVNMEHLTFQDIVEITGSQVLAGQEGLAKEFSKFSIGAMTEKHLLRYLTAEGLVIVGDRREIQLLALKHENAVLVTGGLEVDEEVLGLANQLAIPVLRSHHDTYTVATIINRALSNIQIKTDILTVEQVYRSAHDYGFLRQEDTVRDYLDLVRKNRNSRFPVINHQNLVVGVVTMRDAGDKSPQMPLSKVMSKDIYTVELNTSIANVSQRMIAEDFEMVPVVRHNQTLIGVITRRDVMDKMSRDQVSSLPTFSDQISQRLEKENQFYQLTIDPSMLEKNGVLSHGVLTEVLTLVTHQLPSMEQKNLIIEQLTVYFLQAVQVDDALEIRPFMAHETRRSALIEYQVCLGDTLVAKAMLTVKIN; this is encoded by the coding sequence ATGAGTAAGCACCAAGAGATTTTGGCTTATTTGGAGAGTTTGTCCGTAGGTAAGCGGGTAAGCGTCCGCAGTGTGTCCAATTTTCTTAACGTGAGCGAGGGGACGGCCTATCGAGCGATTAAAGAAGCTGAAAATCGCGGTTTGGTAGAAACGAGACCCCGTAGCGGAACAGTTCGTGTGAAGACCGCTAAGGTGAATATGGAACATCTGACCTTTCAAGATATCGTGGAAATTACAGGTTCTCAGGTTCTGGCAGGTCAAGAAGGCTTAGCAAAAGAATTTAGTAAGTTTTCGATTGGGGCGATGACGGAGAAACATCTTCTGCGCTATCTGACAGCAGAAGGACTGGTAATTGTCGGAGATAGACGAGAAATTCAGCTCTTAGCTTTAAAACATGAGAATGCTGTCCTGGTTACAGGAGGACTTGAAGTAGATGAAGAGGTGCTAGGCTTGGCTAATCAATTGGCCATTCCAGTACTACGCAGTCACCATGATACCTATACGGTGGCCACGATTATCAATCGAGCTCTGTCAAATATCCAGATTAAAACAGATATTTTGACAGTTGAGCAAGTGTATCGTTCGGCGCATGATTATGGTTTTTTAAGACAAGAGGATACCGTTCGCGATTATCTGGATTTGGTCCGCAAAAATCGCAACAGTCGCTTTCCTGTCATCAATCATCAAAACCTAGTGGTGGGGGTTGTGACCATGCGGGATGCTGGAGATAAATCTCCCCAGATGCCACTTTCTAAGGTGATGTCAAAGGATATTTATACCGTCGAGTTGAATACCAGTATTGCCAATGTTAGCCAGCGGATGATTGCTGAGGACTTTGAAATGGTTCCTGTGGTACGCCACAATCAGACCTTGATTGGGGTGATAACGCGGCGTGATGTCATGGATAAGATGAGCCGTGATCAAGTATCTAGCCTACCGACCTTTAGCGATCAGATTTCTCAACGATTAGAAAAAGAAAACCAGTTCTACCAACTGACCATTGATCCCTCGATGCTTGAAAAAAATGGGGTTTTATCACATGGTGTCTTGACAGAAGTCTTGACCCTTGTGACCCATCAGTTGCCATCCATGGAGCAAAAAAATCTCATTATTGAACAGTTGACAGTGTACTTTTTGCAGGCTGTTCAGGTCGATGATGCCTTGGAAATACGACCGTTTATGGCCCATGAAACCAGACGGTCAGCCCTGATTGAATACCAGGTCTGTTTGGGAGATACTCTAGTTGCCAAGGCGATGCTTACTGTAAAAATAAACTAA
- a CDS encoding UDP-N-acetylglucosamine 1-carboxyvinyltransferase, which translates to MNKIVINGGRPLQGEVAISGAKNSVVALIPATILADDIVVLDGVPAISDVDSLIEIMKDMGASVERAGETLTIDPRGVKNVPMPYGKINSLRASYYFYGSLLGRYGEATVGLPGGCDLGPRPIDLHLKAFKAMGAEMSYEGNSMRLATKNRDLIGASVYMDTVSVGATINTMLAAVKAKGRTVIENAAREPEIIDVATLLNNMGAHIRGAGTDIITIEGVEQLHGTRHQVIPDRIEAGTYIALAAAVGEGVKISNVLYEHLEGFLAKLEEMGVRMTVSEDSVYVEKQEELQAITIKTAPYPGFATDLQQPITPLLLKAQGRGRIMDTIYEKRVNHVPELANMGAAIETQGGQILYTGPNRLQGAAVKATDLRAGAALVIAGLMAEGKTEITNVEFILRGYSNIIEKLTQLGADIQLVEA; encoded by the coding sequence ATGAATAAAATTGTAATAAATGGTGGTCGCCCTTTGCAAGGAGAGGTGGCCATTAGTGGTGCCAAAAATAGCGTTGTAGCCCTAATTCCGGCAACGATTTTAGCAGACGATATTGTCGTTTTAGATGGAGTGCCAGCTATTTCCGATGTAGATAGTTTGATTGAAATCATGAAGGATATGGGGGCCAGCGTTGAGCGTGCGGGAGAGACCCTGACGATTGACCCACGCGGTGTGAAGAACGTTCCTATGCCTTATGGGAAAATCAATAGCTTGCGTGCTTCCTACTATTTTTACGGTAGCCTTCTTGGCCGTTATGGGGAAGCAACAGTGGGCTTGCCGGGAGGCTGTGATTTAGGACCGCGTCCGATTGATTTACATCTAAAAGCCTTCAAAGCGATGGGAGCGGAGATGTCCTACGAAGGAAATTCTATGCGACTAGCGACTAAAAATCGCGATTTGATAGGAGCTAGTGTGTATATGGATACCGTCAGTGTTGGAGCGACGATCAATACCATGCTAGCTGCTGTAAAGGCTAAAGGTCGGACTGTGATTGAAAATGCAGCGCGTGAACCAGAAATCATTGATGTAGCGACCTTGTTAAACAACATGGGAGCCCATATTCGGGGTGCTGGTACAGATATTATCACCATTGAAGGAGTGGAGCAGCTCCATGGAACTCGTCACCAAGTCATTCCTGATCGTATCGAGGCGGGGACTTACATCGCTCTTGCTGCTGCAGTAGGAGAAGGGGTGAAGATTAGCAATGTCTTGTATGAACATTTGGAAGGATTTCTTGCTAAACTGGAGGAAATGGGCGTTCGTATGACTGTCTCAGAGGATAGTGTCTATGTTGAAAAACAGGAAGAACTGCAAGCCATTACCATAAAAACAGCACCTTATCCCGGCTTTGCAACGGATTTGCAACAGCCGATCACACCGCTTTTGCTGAAAGCACAGGGACGTGGGCGAATTATGGATACGATTTATGAAAAGCGGGTAAATCACGTTCCAGAATTGGCGAACATGGGTGCTGCGATTGAAACCCAAGGAGGACAAATCCTCTACACAGGTCCTAATCGGTTGCAAGGTGCGGCTGTTAAAGCAACGGATTTGCGAGCAGGAGCCGCTTTAGTGATTGCTGGCTTGATGGCTGAAGGCAAAACTGAAATCACCAATGTAGAGTTTATTCTACGTGGATACTCGAATATTATTGAAAAATTAACCCAGTTAGGAGCAGACATCCAGTTAGTAGAGGCTTAG
- a CDS encoding GNAT family N-acetyltransferase — protein MNIWTRLAAFAVIETQRTYLRPFTFNDAEAFYEIASNPDNLAFIFPTQASLEESQFALANYFMKAPLGVWAICDPITNKMIGAIKFEKLDEIKKEAELGYFLHQAYWGEGLMTEVVVTVTQLSIEVFHLKKLKIITHLENLASQKVALKSGYRQVRQFKGSDRYTRKMRDYLEFRYEKGEGHE, from the coding sequence ATGAATATTTGGACAAGATTGGCAGCATTTGCCGTGATAGAAACCCAGCGAACCTATTTGCGCCCCTTTACGTTTAATGACGCTGAAGCTTTTTATGAAATTGCAAGTAATCCAGACAATCTTGCCTTTATCTTTCCAACTCAGGCGAGTTTAGAAGAAAGTCAATTTGCTCTGGCCAATTATTTTATGAAAGCTCCCTTAGGAGTTTGGGCCATTTGTGATCCGATTACGAATAAAATGATAGGGGCGATTAAGTTTGAAAAGCTAGATGAAATCAAAAAAGAGGCAGAATTAGGCTATTTTCTTCACCAGGCTTATTGGGGAGAGGGTCTGATGACAGAGGTGGTTGTGACCGTGACTCAGTTGTCGATAGAGGTTTTTCATCTAAAAAAGCTCAAGATTATCACCCATCTTGAAAATCTAGCCAGTCAAAAAGTAGCTCTAAAATCAGGATATCGTCAGGTTCGGCAGTTTAAAGGGAGTGATCGCTATACACGAAAAATGCGGGACTACCTAGAATTTCGCTATGAAAAAGGAGAGGGCCATGAGTAA
- a CDS encoding methionyl aminopeptidase, with protein MITIKSQREIEAMKRAGDILASIHIGLRDLIKPGLDMWEVEEYVRRRCKEENVLPLQIGVEGHLMDYPYATCCGINDEVAHAFPRHYKLKEGDLLKVDMVLSEPLDKSIVDVSKLDFNNVALMKSYTEPYAGGLADSCWAYAVGEVSQEVKDLMDVTKECLYRGIEQAVVGNRIGDIGAAIQKYAESKGYGVVRDLVGHGVGPTMHEEPMVPHYGRAGRGLRLREGMVLTIEPMINTGTWEIDTDEKTGWAHKTLDGGLSCQYEHQFVITKDGPVILTSQGEEGTY; from the coding sequence ATGATTACCATAAAATCACAAAGAGAAATTGAGGCAATGAAACGAGCAGGGGATATTCTTGCAAGTATTCATATTGGCTTACGTGACCTGATTAAACCAGGTCTTGACATGTGGGAAGTAGAAGAATATGTCCGCAGACGCTGTAAGGAAGAAAATGTTTTGCCACTTCAAATTGGAGTAGAGGGGCATTTGATGGATTACCCTTATGCGACTTGCTGCGGGATAAATGATGAGGTAGCTCATGCTTTCCCACGTCACTACAAGTTAAAAGAAGGCGATTTGCTGAAGGTTGACATGGTTTTGAGTGAGCCTTTAGATAAGAGTATCGTAGATGTTTCTAAATTGGACTTTAATAATGTCGCTCTGATGAAAAGCTATACCGAGCCATACGCTGGTGGTCTAGCGGATTCTTGCTGGGCCTATGCAGTAGGAGAAGTCAGCCAAGAAGTTAAAGATTTAATGGATGTGACCAAGGAATGTCTCTATCGAGGAATTGAGCAGGCAGTGGTCGGCAACCGTATTGGTGATATTGGTGCTGCGATTCAAAAATACGCCGAGAGCAAAGGCTATGGCGTTGTGCGTGACTTGGTCGGTCATGGTGTTGGCCCAACCATGCATGAAGAGCCAATGGTGCCTCACTATGGACGTGCAGGGCGAGGACTTCGTTTGCGTGAGGGTATGGTCTTGACGATTGAGCCGATGATTAACACCGGCACATGGGAAATCGATACCGATGAAAAGACCGGTTGGGCACATAAAACCTTAGATGGTGGCTTGTCTTGCCAATATGAACACCAATTTGTCATCACTAAAGACGGTCCAGTCATCTTGACCAGTCAAGGAGAAGAAGGGACCTACTAG
- the metK gene encoding methionine adenosyltransferase gives MSERKLFTSESVSEGHPDKIADQISDAILDAILEQDRDAHVAAETAVYTGSVHVFGEISTTAYVDINRVVRDTIAEIGYTNTEYGFSAETVGVHPSLVEQSPDIAQGVNEALEVRGNDEQDPLDQIGAGDQGLMFGFAVDETPELMPLPISLSHQLVKKLADLRKSGIISYLRPDAKSQVTVEYDEEDQPIRVDTVVISTQHDPEVSQETIRKDIIEQVIQAVIPARYLDEETKYFINPTGRFVIGGPQGDSGLTGRKIIVDTYGGYSRHGGGAFSGKDATKVDRSASYAARYIAKNIVAAGLAKKAEVQLAYAIGVAHPVSVRIDTFGTSTIAENRIEAAVRELFDLRPAGIIQMLDLKRPIYRQTAAYGHMGRIDIDLPWERLDKVEALKVLLKN, from the coding sequence ATGTCAGAACGTAAACTTTTCACTTCTGAATCGGTATCTGAGGGGCATCCGGATAAGATTGCGGATCAGATTTCCGATGCGATTTTAGATGCGATTTTAGAGCAGGATAGGGACGCCCATGTAGCGGCTGAGACAGCTGTTTATACAGGGTCTGTCCATGTGTTTGGAGAAATTTCAACCACTGCTTATGTCGATATTAACCGTGTCGTACGGGATACCATTGCAGAGATTGGCTATACCAATACGGAGTATGGATTTTCAGCTGAAACAGTAGGGGTGCATCCGTCTTTGGTTGAGCAATCACCTGATATTGCTCAAGGGGTCAATGAAGCCTTGGAAGTTCGTGGCAATGATGAGCAAGACCCGTTGGATCAGATTGGAGCTGGGGATCAAGGATTGATGTTTGGTTTTGCGGTGGATGAAACGCCAGAATTGATGCCGCTACCGATTTCACTTAGTCACCAATTGGTGAAGAAATTGGCAGATTTGCGGAAATCAGGTATAATTTCCTACCTACGTCCAGATGCCAAGAGTCAGGTTACCGTTGAATATGACGAAGAAGATCAACCAATTCGTGTGGATACAGTCGTTATTTCCACTCAGCATGATCCAGAAGTGAGTCAGGAAACGATTCGCAAAGACATCATCGAGCAGGTAATTCAAGCAGTTATTCCAGCCCGTTATTTGGATGAGGAGACCAAGTATTTCATCAATCCAACAGGTCGATTTGTCATCGGTGGTCCGCAAGGGGATTCTGGCTTGACAGGCCGCAAGATTATCGTAGATACGTATGGGGGGTATTCCCGCCATGGTGGTGGTGCGTTTTCTGGAAAAGATGCGACAAAAGTCGATCGTTCAGCCTCTTATGCTGCCCGCTACATTGCTAAAAATATCGTAGCAGCAGGTTTGGCCAAGAAAGCAGAAGTTCAGCTAGCCTATGCGATTGGAGTGGCTCATCCTGTATCTGTACGGATTGATACCTTTGGAACCAGCACCATTGCTGAAAATCGTATTGAAGCAGCTGTTCGAGAATTGTTTGACCTTCGCCCAGCAGGCATTATCCAAATGCTGGATTTGAAACGACCAATTTATCGCCAAACAGCGGCATATGGCCACATGGGACGGATAGATATTGACCTACCATGGGAACGCTTGGATAAGGTGGAAGCACTGAAAGTGCTGTTGAAAAACTAG